In Danio aesculapii chromosome 8, fDanAes4.1, whole genome shotgun sequence, the genomic stretch AAAGCCTCTGCGAGCTGCCGATGTGGCACTGCGAGAGTTGGTCCATTAtctgtttaattaaatgtttaattagatGTGCCTCTTTTTCCATTTAAGGAGTGCCCAAGTGGTTTGGTTGATGAGGAAACTTTCAAGACCATCTACTCCCAATTCTTTCCCCAAGGcggtaaatacatttttattttcactaatgtGTTTATTGATATTGCATGACTTTTTTTATCTTATTGGTCTGTTTTTTATCATCCTCTCAGATGCCACCACATAtgcccattttctgtttaatgcattTGATCTCGACAGAAATGGCTCAATCCGTTTTGAGGTGGGAATTTCCTTCATTTGTTATATCTGTATGTTTAACCAATGCACATATATTCTtagttaatagggtatatgcacagctagtgttttttcccCTACTGATTAACTTccagtgaacggttaatgtgactgttcaattttatacagttccttttacagcattgatgttttaatgttattaaaatacatcagttaaatagacttaagcattcatttagtcgttcaagtgtaaaataaaaaaaaaacatttatacgCATGCGGGATCATGTCAGGATCAGccggctagcgcagaaactccattgaaaatactgtagtaaaataaatgttcatattttaaagacatggtgcgagaaaatgtaatttaatgcagtgcttcttgtacattcccacttcatatcgtatatgaATCAGACAGttaagatcattgatttttttaattatttttttttattggtgtttaacaagacCATACATAGTAGTAAACAATACAACATAGGAAAATTATAGACTGTCTTAGTTTTCTTATTTTCTCACCATCCCcacaaaaaatgtatgaattataaacaaacatattctctgagagaaaataataataataataaataataataataaagcaattgtaaaaaatattaataataattaagcaaGTTTACAATGAAAGAGtaaaaaatttctttttttaaaaaaattcgcATTAAGGAGTCAATATTTCCTCCTTCCAgttatttactgtgtattagatCTGATCTCAACTGAACAGGGTAAGCCTTTGATATAGTCTAAAACAGGATTCCAGCtcttgtaaaaagatttgagagatcgtgcaagtaaacatcttaatttctcaAGTTTAATACATGTGATGGAGGAATCACTTGTATCCATTTGATAAAGataattgatttttaaagaaaacagacgcTAAACATGACAATTtggtaatggcatacagttcactggagGCGCTCTAACTGggttaatgaaaatgaaaagtccttcTGCAAGACTGCTTGTCATCATGGTTATGACATTTGATGAATTAGGAAACAGCAGGgaattattttgtcattttaaaattgtagttTTATACACAGTGTTTTTATGGTGCTTTTATTGTTATCACGTTGTGTCACTTTTGACATGGTTAGGCTATTTTTTATTGCTATTAATTTTCTTTCCGACTTGTCAACCAGCAATCAAATGCAGCCTCCAGGCTTTACCTGTTAAAATAATGTATGTGCCTAAAATCTCTTCAACAATAATTTCAGAAAAATCATgtgaaaattgtacattttagcaAGCGATAAAAATAATGTAGCCTTGTCTGAATTGCCTTTGACTGATTGTGTGTTGCACTGTCACATGACACAACTAAAGTGGGTCACACATCTAAGAAGAAGTGCAAcacatcttttattttatttattttaacagggacaatgctcattagtcaacattaaactgtaaataagccagactCCCCACAAGGGCTAATCTTCATCTGTTGTCCCCTGCCAGGTTttaaaaaggcaacctaaaaaCACATCACACATGCAATAACAGAAAAATTACATACACCAAAAAGACAAAACATATAATAAGAATTTCATAAAAAGCTAGAgaaaagaattacacatgatcacacacttgatttgcttttagccattactttaacttatatttaaatgttgaagAATTTGTAATGCCCCTTAAATCAGCAGGAAGTGTATTCCAGAAATGATTAGCTCTAGCTGTTGTACGTGCAAATGTTGTACGTCTAAACTGCACAGCACAGTCTCCTCTAGTAATAGATCATGTTGctataccattattattattcttgtgtCACAAACTGACATAATGTAGGGGAAGCATATccttgtaaaaaaatttaaatcatgaaagcatcagccaaatatttcattatcaaagctcaataaataatgtttttgtataaTATTACATAACACCATGCCATGGTCTATGAAAACTCCCCGAATGAGCACTTTATAATGCAAATGGAATGCTATTTGATATAAAACAATTCAGATTGCATGGAAGGAATTTGAACCAAGATCCTTTTGAGCTATTTGCttaattttgcattaaattcaGCGATCGCAGAATCACAACATTCTGGAGGGAAATGTTCAACACAAAAACAGCTGCCTGTTTTTCATTATAGGTCATGGGAATTGTgttttttagtcagtgaaagtaaGTGAAAAGTCAGGCAATCTGACAACTGGGAACCCCGGTGGTTGTTTAATCAGATAGCTTTCTCACAGTGGCTGATGTGGTGATCTTTAATAGatggttgaattgaattgaattggattttatttgacagattttagacaagctgtacaagtatcccatacattttgaaataaaaactgtcgaggataaaaacacaataaagccctgggcttgtttccattgtggtcctcgctgttaaataaaacaaagtatggcttcaaaataccgatgatgcataaaacagacagtgcctcatacatttttaaaacggtaacaaaataattcacaaatacattccttcattcatgaatttttcttttcggcttagtccctttatcattcagggatcgccacagcggaacgcatcatcaacttatccaacatacgtcCCACGCAGCGAGTGGCCTTCTAGCTACAACCCTATACACAATccagtaacatataaaataaaacatcctcGTCCAtcatgcaaactaattatcctcatcaaacagccatcttttgattacttttttgaatctccttaaatcttttatttcatTGATCGATTTTGGTCATTTGTTCCACAGgattgcacttgtatataaaaacatatttttccccactagacttctaaatttaaataaacaaatattaaaatcccaactcctagtactgtatgaatgctgttgcctcaccatttgaaaatagttcaccaaatgactaggaaccacattattaaacattttacataccattcccagttttaaaaaacattaactgTACCTTATTTTAGCATGAATTGATAAATTAATGCTCTCATATTGTAACACGTTacacaattattatttataataaataatttgttctcTATGGCAGGATTTTGTGATTGGTCTGTCCGTGTTGCTGAGAGGAACAGTCACTGAAAAGCTCAACTGGGCTTTCAACCTTTACGACATCAACAAGGATGGATACATCACTAAAGAGGTGCTTTTTGAGAAAGTATTGTCAGAAGATCTCAAGTAGTAGTACAGTACATgacgtgtgtctgtatgtgtgcgaGTAGGAGATGCTGTTAATCATGAAGTCAATCTACGACATGATGGGCAGGTACACATACCCCAGTGTGCGAGACGAAGCTCCATCTGAACATGTGGAAAAGTTCTTTCAGGTACTAAAAACAAGCATGTTTTTATGCTGACACAGACACTCATCATGGCCTTACTAGAATATTAAAAGCTtcactttgttttttttctatagaAAATGGACAGAAATCGAGACGGTGTGGTCACTATTGAGGAGTTTATTGAGACCTGTCAGAAAGTAAgtctttttttgctgtaaaatg encodes the following:
- the kcnip3a gene encoding Kv channel interacting protein 3a, calsenilin isoform X2 — protein: MSVRWETEGLQTVGIVCLVFMFLKLMHLLGLIDITETDSSDSDLELSTVRHQPEGLEQLQAQTKFTKKELQSLYRGFKNECPSGLVDEETFKTIYSQFFPQGDATTYAHFLFNAFDLDRNGSIRFEDFVIGLSVLLRGTVTEKLNWAFNLYDINKDGYITKEEMLLIMKSIYDMMGRYTYPSVRDEAPSEHVEKFFQKMDRNRDGVVTIEEFIETCQKDENIMNSMQLFENVI
- the kcnip3a gene encoding Kv channel interacting protein 3a, calsenilin isoform X1 yields the protein MDAANDCKNDCQKELTGMLSCFFGLVTGSFAQDSSDSDLELSTVRHQPEGLEQLQAQTKFTKKELQSLYRGFKNECPSGLVDEETFKTIYSQFFPQGDATTYAHFLFNAFDLDRNGSIRFEDFVIGLSVLLRGTVTEKLNWAFNLYDINKDGYITKEEMLLIMKSIYDMMGRYTYPSVRDEAPSEHVEKFFQKMDRNRDGVVTIEEFIETCQKDENIMNSMQLFENVI